The nucleotide sequence CGCAGCTGGTCCATCACCGCGATCGGGCGGGCACCCATGGCCATGATGTCGCGGACGATGCCGCCCACCCCGGTGGCCGCCCCCTGGTAGGGCTCCACGTAGGACGGGTGGTTGTGGCTCTCCACCTTGAAGGTGACCGCCCAGCCGTCGCCGACGTCGACCACGCCGGCGTTCTCCCCGATGCCGGCGAGCATGCCGGAGCGCATCTGCTCGGTGGTGGTCTCGCCGAAGTACTTCAGGTGCACCTTGGAGGACTTGTAGGAGCAGTGCTCGCTCCACATCACCGAGTACATGGCCAGCTCGGCGTCGGTGGGCCGCCGCCCGAGGATCTCCCTGATGCGCGCGTACTCGTCGTCCTTGAGACCGAGCGCGGCGTAGGGCTGCTCCAGGTCGGGAGTCTCGGCGGCGTTGGCAGTGGTATCGACAGGCACAGGCACGCGCAACAGCCTATCGAGGGGTCGCAGCACCCCTCTTACTCGCCTGGTCAGGGCTCCACAGCACACCACCGGCTACCAAGGAGTAACTTCTCCGCCCGACCTCTCTCCCACCTGGCAGGAGCACCCCGATGACCGAAGCATCCCCCGGCGCCAGCGCCGGGACGGGCGGGAGCCGGGCCGAGACCACGCTGCGGCGCGGCATCACCGGGCCGCTGCTCTACGTCTTCATCCTCGGTGACGTCCTCGGCGCCGGGGTCTACGCCCTGGTCGGCGAGGTGGCGGGCGAGGTCGGCGGCGCGGTGTGGGTGCCGCTGCTGGTGGCGCTGGCGATGGCGCTGCTGACGGCCTCCTCCTACGTGGAGCTGGTGACCAAGCACCCGCGCGCCGGCGGTGCCGCGATCTTCGCCCAGCGGGCGTACCAGAAGCCGCTCATCTCCTTCCTGGTCGGCTACTGCATGCTCGCCGCCGGCGTGACCAGCGCCGCCGGGCTGGCCCTGGCCTTCTCCGGCGACTACCTCGGCGTCTTCCTGGACGTCCCGATGGTCCCTGCTGCGCTGGTGTTCCTGCTGGTGGTGGCCCTGCTCAACGCCCGGGGCATCAAGGAGTCGCTGCGGGCGAACCTGGTGATGACGACGGTGGAGGTGGGCGGCCTGGTGCTGGTGGTGGTGCTCGCCGGCATCGTGCTGGGCCGCGGCGACGGCGACCTGGGCCGGGTGGTGGAGTTCAACGCCGACACCACCCCGGCACTGGCGGTGCTCAGCGCGGCGCTGCTGGCGTTCTACTCCTTCGTCGGCTTCGAGACCTCCGCCAACGTGGCCGAGGAGGTTCGCGACGTCCGCCGCGTCTTCCCGCGGGCCATGTTCGGGGCCCTGCTCACCGCCGGTGCCGTCTACGTGCTGGTGGGCATCGCCGTCTCGGTCGTGCTGCCGCCCGACCAGCTCGCACAGTCCACCGGGCCGCTGCTGGAGGTGGTCAGCGCCGCCGACGCCGGGGTGCCGTCCCGGATGTTCAGTGCCATCGCCCTGGTGGCGGTGGCCAACGGTGCGCTGCTCACCATGATCATGGCGAGCCGGCTGGCCTACGGGATGGCCAACCAGGGCCTGCTGCCGGGCGTGCTGAACAGCGTGCTGACCCACCGCAGGACCCCGTGGGTGGCCATCGCGGCGACCACCGTGGTGGCCATGGCGCTGGCCACCACCGGCTCGCTGGCCACCCTGGCCGAGACCGTGGTGCTGCTGCTGCTCGTGGTGTTCATCAGCACCAACCTGGCGGTGCTGGTGCTGCGCAAGGAGCAGGTGGACCACGACTACTTCCGCACGCCCACGGTGCTGCCCGTGCTGGCGCTGGTGAGCTGCGTGGTGCTACTGACCCAGCAGAGCGCGGCCACCTGGGCGCGCGCCGGCGGTCTGGTAGCGATCGGGGTGGTGCTGTACCTGGTGAGCCGGCTGGGCACCCGCCGGTCTCCGGCCGAGGAGGACCCGACCGCCGCCGCGCCCGCCGAGCACGCCGGCTAGCCCTGGCGGTCGCGGTCCTTGCTGGGCTGCACCCGCTTGGGCTCACCCGCCATCTTGGGGTAGTTCGGCGGGTAGGGCAGGTCGCCGAGCCCGCCGGCCTCGTCCCGCTCGGCCAGCTCCAGCAGCGTGTCCAGGGAGAACGCCTTGGCGTCCAGGTCGGCCATCGGGTCGCCGCGGCGGGCCAGCAGGTCGGGCACGGTGGCCATGGTGAAGTCGTCCGGGTCGACGTCCACCAGCTCGGCCCAGGTCACCGGGGTGCTCACCGTGGCCCGCGGGGTCTTGCGCACCGAGTAGGCGCTGGCGATGGTGCGGTCGCGGGCGTTCTGGTTGAAGTCCACGAAGATCTGCTCGCCGCGCTGCTCCTTCCACCACGCCGTGGTCACCCTGCCGCCAGCGCCGCGCTCCACCTCGCGGGCCAGGGCGATGGCGGCGCGGCGCACCTCGGTGAAGGTCCAGCGGGGCTCGATCCGCACGTACACGTGCAGGCCGCGCCCGCCGGAGGTCTTGGGGAACCCCACCAGCCCGAGCTCGTCCAGCAGCGGCTGCACCACCTCCAGCGCCACCGCGCGGGCCTCGGCGAAGGCGGTGCCCGGCTGCGGGTCGAGGTCGATGCGCAGCTCGTCGGGGTGGTCGGTGTCGGTGCAGCGGGCGTGCCACGGGTGGAAGGTGACCGTGCCCATCTGCGCCGCCCACACCACCTCCGCGGCGTGGCGCACCCGCAGCGCGTCGGCGGTGCGCCCGGACGGGAAGGCCACCTGGCAGGTCTGCAGGTAGTCGGGGTGCTTGGCGGGGATCCGCTTCTGGTACACCTCCTCGCCCTCGATGCCGTCGGGGAAGCGCTGCAGGTAGGTGGGCCGGTCGCGCAGCGCGTTCACGATCACCCCGGACTCGGCGACGGCCTGGTAGTAGTGCGCCAGGTGCAGCTTGGTGCCGCCGTCCGCGCCGAGGGCGGGGAACATGATCTTGTCGGGGCTGCTCAGGCGCACCTCCACACCGTGGACGTCCAGCAGCTCCGGCGGTGTCTTTCCTGCGGGCGTCTTGCTGGGCATCACTGGCCTCCATCGGCGAGCACGTCGGCGAGGTCGAACCGGACGGGCACGTCCAGCTGGTCGTAGGTGCACGAGGAGGGGGTGCGGTCGGGGCGCCAGCGCAGGAACTTGGCGGCGTGGCGCAGCCGGTCGCCCTCCATCTGGTCGTAGGCCACCTCCACCACCCGCTCCGGTCGCAGCGGCACCCAGGAGTGGTCCTCGCGGGCGTTCCACCGGTTGGGCTCACCCTCGTGGACCACGTCCGACCCCAGGCGCAGCGGCTGCAGCTCCTCGAGCAGCTCCTTGCGCCGCTGTGCGGTGAACGCCGAGGCGCCGCCGATCATGTGCATCTCGTCGCCGTCGTAGAGGCCGAGCAGCATGGAGCCGATGCCGGGCACGCTCTTGTGCGGCCGGTAGCCGATGACCACGCAGTCGGCGGTGCGGTGGTGCTTGACCTTGATCATCTCCCGGCGGTCCGGTGCGTAGTGCCCGGCGAGCCGCTTGGCCACCACCCCGTCCAGCCCGGCGCCCTCGAACTCGGCGAACCACTGCTGGGCGATCGCGGCGTCGGTGGTGGCCGTGGTGACGTGGCAGGTGGGCCCGGTGAC is from Rhodococcus sp. X156 and encodes:
- the ligD gene encoding non-homologous end-joining DNA ligase, with protein sequence MPSKTPAGKTPPELLDVHGVEVRLSSPDKIMFPALGADGGTKLHLAHYYQAVAESGVIVNALRDRPTYLQRFPDGIEGEEVYQKRIPAKHPDYLQTCQVAFPSGRTADALRVRHAAEVVWAAQMGTVTFHPWHARCTDTDHPDELRIDLDPQPGTAFAEARAVALEVVQPLLDELGLVGFPKTSGGRGLHVYVRIEPRWTFTEVRRAAIALAREVERGAGGRVTTAWWKEQRGEQIFVDFNQNARDRTIASAYSVRKTPRATVSTPVTWAELVDVDPDDFTMATVPDLLARRGDPMADLDAKAFSLDTLLELAERDEAGGLGDLPYPPNYPKMAGEPKRVQPSKDRDRQG
- a CDS encoding APC family permease; the protein is MTEASPGASAGTGGSRAETTLRRGITGPLLYVFILGDVLGAGVYALVGEVAGEVGGAVWVPLLVALAMALLTASSYVELVTKHPRAGGAAIFAQRAYQKPLISFLVGYCMLAAGVTSAAGLALAFSGDYLGVFLDVPMVPAALVFLLVVALLNARGIKESLRANLVMTTVEVGGLVLVVVLAGIVLGRGDGDLGRVVEFNADTTPALAVLSAALLAFYSFVGFETSANVAEEVRDVRRVFPRAMFGALLTAGAVYVLVGIAVSVVLPPDQLAQSTGPLLEVVSAADAGVPSRMFSAIALVAVANGALLTMIMASRLAYGMANQGLLPGVLNSVLTHRRTPWVAIAATTVVAMALATTGSLATLAETVVLLLLVVFISTNLAVLVLRKEQVDHDYFRTPTVLPVLALVSCVVLLTQQSAATWARAGGLVAIGVVLYLVSRLGTRRSPAEEDPTAAAPAEHAG
- a CDS encoding ATP-dependent DNA ligase; translation: MDLPVRPPVKPMLAKAADAVPVQGAGEPIWSYEPKWDGFRCIVFRDGDEVELGSRSGKSLTRYFPEVVAGVLAELPEQCVLDGEIVVPREIDGRTRLDWDSLSQRIHPAASRIALLAEQTPAQVVGFDLLALGAEDLTAEPFSRRRELLLGLGVTGPTCHVTTATTDAAIAQQWFAEFEGAGLDGVVAKRLAGHYAPDRREMIKVKHHRTADCVVIGYRPHKSVPGIGSMLLGLYDGDEMHMIGGASAFTAQRRKELLEELQPLRLGSDVVHEGEPNRWNAREDHSWVPLRPERVVEVAYDQMEGDRLRHAAKFLRWRPDRTPSSCTYDQLDVPVRFDLADVLADGGQ